CCAGAAGTCGCGGAAGTAGAAGTGCGCCGAGTGCTCGCCGCCGAACACCGCGCCGGTCTCGGCCATCGTCTGCTTGATGAACGAGTGCCCGACCCGCGTCCGGACCGGCGTCCCGCCGTACTCGGCGATGATCTCCGGCACGGCCTTGGAGGTGATCAGGTTGTGCACGATCGAGGAGCCCGGGTGCTTGGCCAGCTCCCGGGTCGCCACCAGCGCCGTGATCGCCGACGGGGAGACGATCTCGCCGCGTTCGTCCACCACGAAGCAGCGGTCGGCGTCGCCGTCGAAGGCGAGGCCGATGTCGGCGCCGGTCTCGCGGACCTTGGCCTGGAGGTCGCGCAGGTTCTCCGGCTCGATCGGGTTGGCCTCGTGGTTGGGGAAGGTGCCGTCCAGCTCGAAGTACATCGGGACCAGGTCGATCGGCAGGCCCTCGAACACCGACGGGACGGTGTGGCCGCCCATGCCGTTGCCCGCGTCCACGACGACCTTGAGCGGGCGGATGGACGACAGGTCGACCAGCGTCTTGAGGTGGTCGGCGTAGCCCTTGAGGATGTCGCGCCGCGTCACCGTGCCCGGTTCGCCGTCGTAGGCGGGGACGCCGTTCTCGATCATTTCGCGGATCTCGCCGAGGCCGGTGTCGCGGCCGACGGGCCGGGCGCCGGCGCGGCACAGCTTCAGCCCGTTGTACCGGGCCGGGTTGTGGCTGGCGGTGAACATGGCGCCGGGCAGGTCGAGGCTGCCGCTGGCGTAGTAGAGCATGTCCGTGGAGCCGAGCCCCGCCTCGATGACGTCCGCG
The sequence above is a segment of the Actinomadura coerulea genome. Coding sequences within it:
- a CDS encoding phosphomannomutase/phosphoglucomutase; the protein is MGDLAKIFKAYDIRGVVPDELDPATAEAAGAAFVRVTGADAIVTAHDMRESSVPLAEAFARGATSQGADVIEAGLGSTDMLYYASGSLDLPGAMFTASHNPARYNGLKLCRAGARPVGRDTGLGEIREMIENGVPAYDGEPGTVTRRDILKGYADHLKTLVDLSSIRPLKVVVDAGNGMGGHTVPSVFEGLPIDLVPMYFELDGTFPNHEANPIEPENLRDLQAKVRETGADIGLAFDGDADRCFVVDERGEIVSPSAITALVATRELAKHPGSSIVHNLITSKAVPEIIAEYGGTPVRTRVGHSFIKQTMAETGAVFGGEHSAHFYFRDFWFADSGMLAAMHVLAALGQQDGPLSDLLGEYTRYAASGEINSEVDDQAAAAAKVRDAFAARPGVEVDELDGLTVRDDAAGWWFNLRPSNTEPLLRLNAEAGDEDTMAAIRDEVLALVREK